The Anastrepha obliqua isolate idAnaObli1 chromosome 5, idAnaObli1_1.0, whole genome shotgun sequence DNA window cagttttggcgcaaatatacatgcgtctaagtgtatgaaaaaataacacatttattaggaaaattatttaaatctctttgtaaatgtattttgtcgtcctgaaaaggacggtttgtttgcgtcggtatttataattataattcgcctatatttttcactttatgctttcttttcggtcttctttggcaaaagtacagcttgaatattaggcaaaacaccaccttgagcaatagttacaccagacaacaatttattcaattcttcatcgttgcggatggccaattgtaaatgacgtgggatgattcttgtctttttgttatcacgagcagcattaccagccaattcaagaacttcagctgctaaatattccataactgcagctagataaactggagcaccggcaccaacacgctcagcataattgcctttgcgcaacaaacgatgaatacgaccaactggaaattgaagaccagcacgatttgaacgggactttgcctttcccttaactttaccacctttaccacggcctgacattttcactgctatagattgttcacttcactacactaaaaagcaatgtaatgtattatactcaatgtataagcacactaatcactgatacacaaaatgtgcgctgcttatatactttttcgctaTGCTGAGCACCAACCCCTGTACTGTGCTGTTGAGCATCGTGCGTATACTACTACTTCGTATTATCTCGCCGAAGAGTTGGTCGGCAAATATACACTTAAGCATGCACACGACAAATGGTAGGTATAATAAGTGACAGtgcgagtgaaaataaaatcataaaatcgtc harbors:
- the LOC129247437 gene encoding histone H2A yields the protein MSGRGKGGKVKGKAKSRSNRAGLQFPVGRIHRLLRKGNYAERVGAGAPVYLAAVMEYLAAEVLELAGNAARDNKKTRIIPRHLQLAIRNDEELNKLLSGVTIAQGGVLPNIQAVLLPKKTEKKA